AGTTGCTAGATGAGTATAATTACCATCTCCCAAACAGAATTAATCAACCTTACCCTTCTCCCCACTGGCACCCCAAGGCTTCTATGACTGTCAACCACACCCCATATCTACCAAATTATATGCTACTAAACACAATTTAGATTGCCAAAATATTCTTAACATGTAAATCTGATAATTTCACCCCATTCCCCAAGCCTAGGTAATTCTTCAATCCTACAAACCCAGTTCTTAGAAACCAGATACATTTTTAGCACAccagacacatttttaaaaaccagtatATTTATTGGGTGGCTAATTGTTGGAACTCTCAAGATGAACTGGAGGCTGCAACAGCTGCCCTCTTGGGTTTAGGAGTTGTTCCTTCACGGAATCCATGCCTGAATCTGCGGTATACAATTTTTAGGTGCCTCATTCTACCAGTCCCGGTGGTATTTCGTCTTTTAGCCTTGGCACTCCAGTTATACTTTCTCTTGCGCTTGGCAGGATAGCCACATTTGCCACAGGTCGACTTCTGAAGGTGGTAGGCCTTAGAGCCACAGCGGCGGCACAATGTGTGCGTCTTATTACGACGCTTCCCGAAGGATGACGTTCCCTTCGTCATCTCGCGTCGGCCGCCGAATCCAAAGAGCTCGAACTGTTCTAAACAGAGTTGTACTATTCTGTTCTGGGGCATCTAGGCTTGTCTGTTCATGCTTCATGGAACTCCCTGTTCTCACCACCTTCCCCATGTCAACAAAAGCAGCTCCACTAGTATACACTTTATCCGTCCATGTAACAATTTATTTAAGGCACTGTTTCCAAGTTAAAAATGGTAAGTTACTCAGATTCAACTTCAGGTAGGCTTCATGCAGCATGTTTTATCAATGTCACTTAATAATTCTTTCAACAATTCTGAAAGGAGGTCATCATTATGTCTACTTTACTAACAAAAGAAAGCTAAGACTTAAAAGGGCATTTTGGGAGAGAAGAGTCAGGTTTCTGAAAGCCCAGGGATCTGGGGTTTTAAAATCATCAAGGACTATGACAGGAGTGTATTGGAGAGAGGCAATAATCTAGGATTCTTTAATATAAAGGAGAATCACCCAGATGTTGGCTAATGATTGAAGTGAAAGTGGATAGTGAAGTCTGATAGGAGAGGCAGCTTTAGAGAGattgaggaaagagaaaaagttaaGAGTCTGGAAGGAGAGGATATCGATTGCCCTCCCAGATCAGGGGCATTAAGGGtatgaaagaaaatgtggccACTAGGGAAAACCAGATGTCATAAAAGAGGCTGAGGTGGTGGATTTCTGTTGAAAACTAACCAAGAGTTTCAGAGGGCATGGGTGGAAGGGTTTTAGATGTTGAGAGGaggtagaaaaaaaggaaggtgcAGAGCCTTGGGAGGTTCCAGTGGTAATTGACCAAATAGAAATGTGGGGCATAGTAAGATTTTCCTGATTGTCCCATCAAAGCTATGAGTAttgggaggggaagaaggggatCTTGAAGGAAAGCCCAGATAATTAGGATTTCCGCTTGACTCCTAGTGATGGAGTAATAGGGTCTGCAGAGTGATACGCTTGTACTAAACCCTGCCAATGAGGCCAAAGCCCACAGAGAGAGTCTCATCCCATGTGTGTGGGAGGGGCTTCCATTTGACCCTTTCAAACAGAGGCATAGAGACCAGTAAAGAGCTGGCCTTACCCTGAGCATCACGAGTGTTTCCTTTTGACATGTTAGTGCAAACAGTATTTGAGTTTAAAAGTTATAGACACACCTGGCAAAGAACTCTCTCTCTCAGTTCTATTTTGGAAATTCCCTGAAAGGAGATTCTGACTAAGTCTAATTATCTGTGACCAGGGTCTTTGTGATAATGTTGTATAAAATGACACCAAGACGCCATCAGAGTGATGGAGAGATGCAGATAAGGGAGTCTTTGTGCACTAGGCAGAAATGCCAACAGGTGCCCCCTAGGGATTTGACCAAAAACAGAGTTTAAAAAGACTTTCAGATAACAAGACTAGCATCTCTCAGCAAAAGGTAATAAAAATAGGTAATGTTAATGGAAAAAGTGGTGTAAACATGTGTCCAAAATTTtgccagccccccaccccacattGCTGGAAAGGGTTCTGGCtttgtatttttggttttttcctggtatggtttggatgtgagttgtcccccaaaagctcacttgtgaaacaatgcaagacagTTAAAAGGAaaagtgtttgggttttttagactcttaatccaatcaatgaattaatctttTGATAAAGATTAActgggtgtggatggaggaagtggaaattagggcgtggctttggtgtttatatttgtatctggagagctgagtctctctctctgctttctgatcaccatgatgtgagctgcttccctccaccaccgtctcctgccatgatgttcagcctcacctccagccctcaGAAATGGAGCAGACCTTCTATGGATtacaacctctgaaaccatgagccctcaaataaactcttcctcctctacagttgtgctggtcaggtcctttagtcacagcagtgaaaaagctgactaaaacattttcCTTCCACAACCTCcagaaaggaatattttattgCTCCAGAGGAATTTAGACTTTTGTGATGCAAAATTAAGAGAGGAGGGAGATAAGGGTGACTAATGAAGGAGTTTTGGGGGAAAAGTGTGCTATAtattatttcatgatatttaataAGCACAATAAAATGATTTCCatcatcttgaaaatatttttggccCCTGGAGAGTGCTTCTGTGCTGAGACACCAAGCACATTTCTTGTGGCTTTAGTGGgtttcagtgatttgggaggaAAACATGGGCTCCTTGGAACAACAGGGAGATGATGCAACATTAACTGACATCTAAGAAAAGACCATCTTATACAGTTGCATATATGCATTTGAATCTCAAATGGAAGGTCAGGGTCAAATTGGGAGCTTATATACAGACAGCTAAAAGTGAACCTTTGAATTCATTATGCACACACAGAGGGAAAAACAGAGGATCTGAGCCTCATAATTCTCAAATTGAAAagtacagaaaggaagaaaagacatcCAGAACTGTATTTTACaataaaagaagccagagaaAAAGATTCTAGGCAcaaggaagaagtaaaataatattagCGTTTTAAAGAACTCAAGTTACCCTTCACCGAAGAGTATATATTTCAAGACCTTTGTTGGGTATCCTTCTGGGCTCTTTGTGGACATTTTCTGTCCTAGGATTCCCATCTTAAAGATGGTCTACTTCATTGATGAACAAGTTTAGCTGTTATAGGTTATCTTATATTTTCAATGACTTATCACCCTTGTAGGGGGAAAATTTGCTCTTAGGAGgaagccaaaaacaaacaaacaaacaaaaaaaaaaaaaaccgtacTCTCTTTGTTTAAATATATGTACAAAAACATAAACATTCATAAGCACTTCACTGTGTGTGGTGGTAGAGAAGTGCTTAGGGAAAATATATCTTCAAAATCTCCATAATGAAAAACAGTTGAGAATACCAGCTCACGTTCATCTGCAGTTAACAACTTCCAGGGGCTTAAAAGAAAAGCCTTTAGGTTGTTTCAGGTGTTTCACGGAGAGCAAAGCACACGATGGTTGTGGTTCTGGAGGTGTCTGCTCAGGCAGTTACTTTTGGACTCAGACTGACAAGGTTACACGATCTGATCTGATGGCTGCTGCCATTACTGTCTTGGAGGTAGGGGAGTGGAGAAAAGGCCTGAAGAGTCACTCATGGGCATTTACTATCTCAGCCTGGaagtcacacccatctcttctgctcattttctttgtccaGAACAAGAGGTATGCACTGTAAATTCAAGAGGATCTCAAAGTATAGGGGAGCACCTGAATATTTGGTGAGCAACACAGCTTCTACCTTAGAgctgtctcactgagttgaaAGCTGCTTGTTGGTGACAATTCAGAGCATTCCTTATTTTGTACCTCTGAGCAACACATTACCatcaacaaaagagaaaatcctCTCTAAATTCATTTCTGAGACGAAATTACCAACACATTTATCATACTGTCTCTCCTCCTCAAGACTCCGCAGTCTGTCAATGACCATTTTTAAGCATCCAACAGAAACCTAGATCTCAGTGGGGACGCCTAAGGCAGTTAGCCATAGCTCTGGAATGAGGATGCTAGCAGAGTCCCAGTTCTACCAGTAACAGCAGGGCCTTGGAGCAAGTGCCCTGATCTTCCTGGTTCTTGAATTTCAAAGAAACTGATTCCTCTAAAGGCTATGTTTCTATATAATGTTAAAGATtttatgactctagaaatttcttTGTGGAGTATAGAGTTATGTTAGGattattccccacccccaccccaatctCTAAGTATGAATCCTTCAACGAAGTCTAATTTTTGCCACACTATTCTATGTTCTGATACTAAGGTGTGGTCAGTTAAtaccttgccttttttttttaaacacattctgtagcaaagcaaaactttttctgttttgtcaagGATTATAAATTGATGGGTGTCATCTATATTAATATgctcccaataattttttttttaatttattgctttCACTTTTGgttaagaaaagttaaaaatgaggATAACAAAAACTATGGTTATTTAAAACAagttgtaatttatattttttaagaatatcagTTACATAAAAATCAAGTTGTGTGTTTGGTGTTTGTCTTGTTATGTTTTAAGTGACTATTTCTTCATGGAGCTCCTGAGGCTTGCCCTAAGCACAATGGCTAATCATGTAGGTAAAAATCAAGGGGCTAGAATTTCAGCAGTTTTTATTCTCAAGACAGTGTTTCATGTTTCCTATTGATTTCATTGACAGTTGTTATTGTATTCCCTGTCCTTTTATGTACCCTTTTCCCATATATGAATTCACCTTCTTATCTCctcaattaagaaaaataattgttatgcGCAAGGCATTTTGTAGCTATGAAAAGTAAACTTAACAAATAAGATTCATATAATAAGTTTCTTACCTCCCTTTCATCCTTTAAAGGAAGGTAGGTttagggagagaggagagagaaagagagagagaaggggagagagccAAGAAAAGCATCAAAGGACCCTCAGAGGCAACTAATAGAATTCACATGGATCCATGGGAGAATCTCAGACAAGAAATCATGAAGTAGAGAACTTTTGGCTTCATCTAAGACAAATAATATTATTTGGAAATTCATGCTAGTTGGGGAAAGACATTCCACACTTTTCCACCTTTGGGGTGGAACACAGGTAAAGTGCTAGATAGAAAGTTGCATAACTAAAGGGTCAATGAGCACCGAAAGTTCATCTGAAACCCAGAATTTGTGCTAAGAGTAACAACAGAAATGGTTAGAAAGGTTTGAATCATATTATGCTGGAAACAGAAATTTTTCTTGGCATTGAAGAGCCACCAAGGATCTCTGTGGAAAGAAGTAACATAATCAGAGCAAATTTTTATAACAACTGTTTGACAGCAGTACCTGGGCTGGGTTTGGGTAGAGGTACAATGGCATCAGAGAAaggaattggaaaataaacaCATGGATGTATTGTGATACCAAAGATGTCTGAACTTTGGGCTAGAGATTAGGagttggaataaaaagaaatataagacatttaaaaaggttacaaagagaggaagaaaggtcaGACTTTATTAATTGACTATAAATGAgaggataaaaaaagaaatttctattcaatatGGCAGAGTAAGATATCAAAACACTTCTCTCCCATTCTAACCACTAAGAAATATACTACAAAGAACAAATTGAATCCATacctaaaaataagatttttttggtAATAGGAAGTAAATGTGAAGTCTTCAAAAAAGAATCAGGATGGATGTTAATGCTTGCCCTAGGAAGCTCACTGTGAGCTGGAACTGAACCCTAGAAACATTGCCAACATTCCAGAACtatgatagaaaatatttatctgtgaaaaataagaaaattagctCTGTTCCACACATATGTAGTTGGAATTAAAGCAACCCAAATAGTACAGAAACCCCTTTCTGAGAAATTGGCTTAAAATCTATGGGCACCAGTGAATATCCATAAGTCCCTTGTAGAGGAAACACAAATCAATGTCTAAGGTTTCCCATGCAACCTGTGGCAGAATTGTGATTCACACAGGAATGAATGACTGTGAGAGTCAGCTGATAAGGATGGGGAAACAATGATATATTGCACTTGTGAGATACatgatcatatatatttttttttttttaaaaaagagaaacagcaaTGATTAGACAATCCAACTTGAATGACTGGAAAAGTGGCTTATGCCCCTAcagaaatttttttcatctttctaacTTACACCAAAGGATGAAGTCTCAGAGCAACAAGGCTGCTAGGGAGTAACAAGGAAAGCTGAGAAAGGATAGAGCTGTAAATGGAAAACCCAATCTGCTGGGCATATATTAAGCTCAAATCTCTGGCTGATCATTGAACTAAATAGACAAGCAGAATCTAACTTGCAACTAAGAGTGAACTGATATCTGAGCTGTCAATAACTGAAGACAAGAATGTGAGTCTACTTAAGTCAGTTGCCTActaaaaaaaacctttaataCTCTTTGAAGCATTAGACAAAATCTAGAGACtacataatatttataacatCCATGATACAGTTCAAAATTGCTCAACGAAGAGTCAAGAAGTATGACTTACTGCCAAGGAAAAAGACAATCAATAAACGTTAACTCTGAGATGATCTGGATGTAGGAAAACAGCTCTTAAATTCTGCTCAGTGAGGTAAAAGAAAATATGctagaaagtaaaaagaatataTCTGAAGATCTTAATAGCAGAATTAAAATGACAGAAGAAGGACTCAGTGGACTTAAAGACAGATCAATAAAAACCATTccatcagagaaagaaagaggagagagagaaggaggagtacaaagaagaggaggaaggaagaaagataaacaaattatACTAAGAAAGAACCAACTGACCAGTCATCTCCTGCGTCTGGGGGCAAGGGGAACAATAGAATGCAAAAGGACACAAGGTTTCTTTTGGGAGTGATGCAATTTTGCTCTATCTTTATTGTGATTATGGTCTCCTGAGTGTAGGTAGCTGTCAAAACTCAATGAGCTGTGCACCTCAATGGACAGAGTCCATGAAACATTGTTCCTATTgagtcaataagaaaaataaataactgaataccTTGAATCTAAAAAGAGCATGAATAATATGATCCTATTTCCTAACAGTtaaaactttctctttctcttgttttatACATGGAGAGattttctgagtaatattccttgaATATTAATGTTCGTAGTGTTCAGGGATAGAAGGTTGGTTGATAGTGTTCTGTTTtactttacttttctgtattgcttacatttctttttataataaccaTCTATCTTTTCTATGAaaccaacaaattatttttaaagtaaattgttagtcaagaaataaaagcagcaTAATAGAACAGTTTTATAAAGTTGACAGCaaatagaagcaaaaaatatatataacatgatTGTGAGGGGAAgaattttcacaaaagaaaaatatctacatATATGTAAAACAGGGATGCAGAGGAACCTTGAACGTTTTATTCCTTACAGATCTTGGGACTCTGTTTTCCTGGGTAATCAATCTTTGAAACAAATATGTGCCAACATGCAAATAAGTCCAAAGATTTGACATTAACCCTTATCAAATTTCTTCTTCATTGAAGCCAAGGAGCCACCTATGCTTTCTTCCAAAAGAAAGGCcaacaatattgcaaaataaataatctgaggATTCAAAATATGACTTTAAATAGGTGTTCAATAGATACAACTTTCGTAAATGAACGAATAGGTGGAAGAAGAAAGGATAGCTTTTCAGTATTGCTCCAATTATGCCCCATTAACAGTTGCATATTCCACTGTGTCTTGTCTGGCCCACCTTATAAGCCTTTTAGATTTATGGTTATTTAGTTCCAGCTTCAGTTTCTTGAATGGTAGAAAGGTCATATATCACATCAGGTCATTATATCACAGAGGAGATTCATACTTGAGTGCTCATCAACCCTTATGCATTTCTAAGGCACGCCCAACTCTACTACCACAAGTTAGAAACCCTGAATAGGATTCTGTCTCTCAACAATTCTTGGAACTAATCTATATGGCCAACAATGGGAACCAGCCTTCCATGAGATACACTATGTGCCAGGGAAAGTTTGCCTTTCAACTTTAAGTCTGGTTTTATTGTTtcatgtgtgaaaaaaaatgaataagtggtAAGAAATGTAAAGCCCAACATTCAAGAAATGCTGTAAACtgcaataaaaaaatttgaacattatttacaaataatgtCACATAAATcctgatatttaaataaattagagCTTTTTACTGGATTTCATTTTGCTTGTTCGTTTGTTTttatgccagggattgaacccaagggcatttaaccactgagccacaaccccagctcttttcattatTCTATTTGTTATTTAGAGAGGGGGTcttcttaagttgcttagggcctcactaagttgcttagcctggcatcaaacttatgatcctcctgcctcagccttagaagctgctaggattacaggcatgtaccactgtgcccagtttttttccctccagttttAAGTAGGAAtcagtcattctttttttctttttttaaaaatatacacagaagctttatttgtaaaaattccGAAAAGCAAACAAATTAAATGTCCAGCAAcaagtgaatggatgaataaactgtggtatattcattcaTTGGATTATTCGTCAATAATGAAAAATCATTTATATAGTAATTAAATGGATGgcgcttttttaaaaaaatgttatttttatagatacatgacagtagaatttattttggcatataatacatacatggagtataccttattctaattaggatccaattcttgtggttgtacgtgatatGGATTAATCCTGGTCATGAATTCAAATACAGGCTTCTAAAGTTATGTCCAATaaattctactgtcctttctatttccctcccccattcccttcccttcattctcctttgtctaatccaatgaacttctcttctccccctctctaccctccctgtgtgttagcatccacatatagagaacattctgcctttggtttgttgggactggcttatttcacttagaatgatattctctaGGAACTGATTATTCTTTAAAACCCTTAAAGGTAAGTATTTGTAAGTTTATCCAAAATGAActgtttttttcttgtgtgtgtgtgatattatTTGTGGCCAAAGCTTGAAACAATTGCTGTTCTTGCCATTAGCAACAAAAATTATACATGAGTAAAGCAATATCCATTAGACAAATCTAACCAAATTATGGGTCCCACGCATGACCCAGAAATTCTCATTTCAGGTTCAAAGCTGTGAAGACCATACCTATTTTAATCCATATCATGACTACTATAaagatctaattttaaaatgtcttatagAATGTATATGTCTTCAAGAGAGAAGTAAAAATTATAGTTCTGAATTGTCATCTTATGGAGAAATTTTGGTTGTATGTGTgggaattaattaaaaaagaaaaacacaacaacTGATGCTGCTGAGCTCAACTCCTAGAGATCCTGATAAGAGTTGTGACTATGCCTAACAAGGTCTTAAGATTCTTAAACACTCTCCTGATTCTAATATGGTAATATGGTAGACTATCCTGAAATCTTATTGTGCAACAATTAAGTGACTTTTCTGGTATAAATAATAAGGACATCTGCTTTTTCTAACAATT
Above is a genomic segment from Urocitellus parryii isolate mUroPar1 chromosome 8, mUroPar1.hap1, whole genome shotgun sequence containing:
- the LOC113184588 gene encoding large ribosomal subunit protein eL37 produces the protein MTKGTSSFGKRRNKTHTLCRRCGSKAYHLQKSTCGKCGYPAKRKRKYNWSAKAKRRNTTGTGRMRHLKIVYRRFRHGFREGTTPKPKRAAVAASSSS